In Hallerella succinigenes, the following are encoded in one genomic region:
- a CDS encoding DUF4423 domain-containing protein, translating to MVTFSDISDYRDFLKEYYDRKKAEMPFYSYRMMGDKLGLDSSYLYRVLKKKQHLPAHALPAAKEILELAGREAEYFDLLFSAAVVKDKTKKEELMAKAVSLRDVDRHRLQAAELKLLENWWIPAVRAYLELNGGVVNHKQISKDICPPITEEQAKEAVDTLLEVGLVKKMASGKLALTDAHLTMGGPEKKEAVRKFQKQVLALASDALDNIPVDERNISTLTLSVDQACFDDLGDMLREFRRLVQKRVDSAKNSDRVMQLSMAFYPVARKGEVGSVNATEDAQRESK from the coding sequence ATGGTTACGTTTTCTGACATATCGGATTACCGCGACTTCCTGAAGGAGTATTACGACCGTAAAAAGGCGGAAATGCCCTTCTATTCGTACCGTATGATGGGTGACAAGCTGGGCCTTGACTCCAGCTATTTGTACCGTGTGCTAAAAAAAAAGCAGCATTTGCCCGCTCATGCCCTTCCGGCCGCCAAGGAAATTCTGGAACTGGCCGGTCGCGAGGCCGAGTACTTTGACCTGCTCTTTTCTGCCGCCGTGGTCAAGGACAAGACGAAAAAAGAAGAATTGATGGCTAAGGCTGTCTCTCTTAGGGACGTGGACCGGCATAGACTCCAGGCCGCGGAGCTCAAATTATTGGAAAACTGGTGGATTCCGGCGGTTCGCGCCTACCTAGAACTAAACGGTGGCGTGGTGAACCATAAACAAATTTCCAAGGATATTTGCCCCCCGATTACCGAAGAACAGGCTAAAGAGGCCGTAGATACCCTGCTGGAAGTGGGTCTGGTGAAAAAGATGGCTTCTGGCAAGCTGGCCCTAACCGATGCTCACCTCACGATGGGCGGCCCCGAAAAAAAGGAAGCGGTCCGCAAGTTCCAAAAACAGGTCCTCGCTTTGGCGAGTGATGCCCTTGATAACATTCCCGTAGACGAAAGAAACATTTCTACTCTTACATTGTCTGTGGACCAGGCCTGCTTTGACGATCTCGGGGATATGCTCCGGGAATTCAGGCGCCTCGTCCAGAAACGGGTTGATAGTGCCAAAAATTCAGACCGTGTAATGCAGCTTTCTATGGCTTTTTACCCGGTGGCGCGCAAAGGCGAGGTTGGATCCGTCAACGCAACGGAGGATGCCCAAAGGGAGTCAAAATGA
- a CDS encoding carbohydrate-binding protein — protein sequence MLNGNVWCKSCLQKVACLVAGLTVFGLADNPISSYHYLADPAAASDGEYFYVITDSDDPAAANANGYNIKALYAFRTKDMKNWTDFGIIYDARKVDGIGDIWASGIAVNPNDGRLYIVFPDGGGGGIGLIGADSIAGPWTNPVSGNKKLINNWGGGLADCDGIGWCFDPAIFFDDDGQGYFTFGGGSSDTRKAEDNNNDIFNIYKLNKDMKGFDVNTKTHLKIGGPRAMEASYIHKYKGNYYLSYSTADLRIAYGMSKNPMGPYEYKGIFMGNPSINGQNINANNNNHHGIAEFKGRWYVTYHDRRIANGYDGLEKIPAEDGKADPVAAFHRSVSVDEFFYNDDGTMMPLTFTKEGPEQIENFDPYDWYPALTSSKQKGIRSRSNFTLGKVTEHLLLPLSTKESWIRVSGVDFGTAATGFVVQAASAEDGNKIEIHTDSATGTLAGVCSLKNTGNKTTYVENTCEVEGLKGIVDQLFLVFKGSKDSTMAIKAWGFEGSGTTPPTPQQPYGDKPWEVPGKIEAENYDVPGSGRGDVSSYSDKNAENQGDAEFRDTEGVDVVKGGSGYAIGYTEAGEWLEYTVDVKTTGDYKLTVNAASGSKTSSILFTVDGNALSDTVKIPQTDTTWNVYKLIDGGSVKLTEGSHIIRLSITGSYVNVDWFKLESIVNGEVVEISEETTGILVRHVKLDAIQTSAYDVFDLRGHKVASFMATSLSEASKMWRSRAQKFQGICLIRSRKTGMVAKIPVSR from the coding sequence ATGTTGAACGGGAATGTATGGTGCAAGTCTTGCCTTCAAAAGGTGGCTTGTCTGGTTGCAGGTCTTACGGTTTTTGGCCTGGCGGATAATCCGATTTCGAGCTACCATTATCTGGCGGACCCCGCCGCCGCATCCGATGGAGAGTATTTCTACGTCATTACCGACTCTGACGACCCGGCGGCAGCCAATGCCAACGGCTACAACATCAAGGCCCTTTATGCTTTCCGCACGAAGGACATGAAGAACTGGACCGACTTCGGCATTATCTACGATGCCCGCAAGGTTGACGGTATCGGCGATATCTGGGCATCCGGTATTGCGGTAAACCCCAATGACGGACGCCTGTACATCGTTTTCCCCGATGGCGGTGGCGGCGGTATCGGCCTCATCGGCGCCGACAGTATTGCAGGCCCCTGGACGAACCCTGTTTCGGGCAACAAGAAGCTGATCAACAACTGGGGAGGTGGTCTTGCGGACTGCGACGGTATCGGTTGGTGCTTTGATCCGGCTATTTTCTTCGACGACGACGGCCAGGGCTATTTCACTTTCGGTGGCGGCAGCAGCGATACCCGCAAGGCGGAGGACAACAACAACGACATTTTCAACATTTACAAGCTGAACAAGGACATGAAGGGTTTTGACGTGAATACCAAGACCCACCTGAAGATTGGTGGCCCGAGGGCCATGGAAGCTTCCTACATTCACAAGTACAAGGGAAACTACTACCTTTCCTACAGTACAGCGGATTTGCGCATTGCCTACGGCATGTCCAAGAACCCCATGGGTCCCTACGAATACAAGGGCATCTTCATGGGAAACCCGAGTATCAACGGCCAGAACATCAACGCGAACAACAACAACCATCACGGTATCGCGGAATTCAAGGGACGCTGGTATGTAACCTATCATGACCGCCGCATTGCCAACGGCTACGACGGCCTAGAAAAAATCCCCGCCGAAGACGGCAAGGCGGATCCAGTTGCAGCTTTCCACCGCAGCGTGAGCGTCGACGAGTTCTTCTACAATGACGATGGCACCATGATGCCGCTGACCTTTACCAAGGAAGGGCCGGAGCAGATCGAGAACTTTGACCCCTACGATTGGTACCCGGCCCTTACCAGTTCCAAGCAGAAGGGCATCCGCAGCCGTTCCAACTTTACCCTGGGCAAGGTGACCGAGCACCTGCTGCTCCCGCTTTCTACCAAGGAATCCTGGATCCGCGTGAGTGGCGTGGATTTTGGAACGGCGGCGACAGGGTTCGTGGTTCAGGCCGCGAGCGCCGAAGACGGCAACAAGATCGAAATCCACACGGATTCTGCCACAGGTACACTGGCAGGGGTCTGTTCCCTCAAGAATACGGGCAACAAAACTACCTATGTCGAAAACACCTGCGAGGTGGAAGGTCTCAAGGGTATCGTAGACCAGTTGTTCCTGGTGTTCAAGGGCTCCAAGGATTCTACCATGGCTATCAAGGCCTGGGGCTTCGAAGGCAGCGGAACTACGCCCCCTACACCACAGCAGCCCTATGGTGACAAGCCTTGGGAAGTTCCGGGAAAAATCGAAGCTGAAAATTACGATGTTCCAGGTTCTGGCCGTGGCGACGTGTCGTCCTACAGCGACAAAAATGCAGAAAACCAGGGAGACGCTGAATTCCGCGATACCGAAGGGGTAGACGTGGTAAAAGGCGGTTCCGGTTACGCCATCGGCTACACCGAGGCCGGCGAATGGCTGGAATACACCGTCGATGTGAAGACGACCGGGGACTACAAGTTGACCGTAAATGCAGCATCCGGTTCCAAGACTTCCAGCATCCTTTTCACAGTGGACGGCAACGCCCTTTCCGATACGGTCAAGATTCCCCAGACAGACACCACCTGGAATGTGTACAAGTTAATTGACGGCGGTTCCGTGAAGCTTACAGAAGGCTCCCATATTATCCGTCTTTCCATTACCGGTAGCTACGTAAATGTAGACTGGTTCAAGCTGGAATCCATCGTAAACGGCGAAGTGGTGGAAATTTCCGAAGAAACCACCGGGATTCTTGTCCGGCATGTAAAACTTGACGCGATACAAACATCTGCCTACGACGTGTTTGACCTGCGGGGCCATAAGGTGGCAAGTTTCATGGCCACTAGCTTATCTGAAGCGTCCAAAATGTGGCGTTCCCGGGCCCAGAAATTTCAGGGAATATGCTTGATCCGTAGCCGTAAAACAGGAATGGTGGCTAAAATCCCCGTTTCCCGCTAG
- a CDS encoding carbohydrate-binding protein, protein MKISNRVKNVSCILGVFGIGCTAMAATVNVDLDEEHQVIRGFGGMVHNQWQGGGGLSEADAKIAFGTGEGTIGLNTLRIPVYASSSDFNKEVNAAKYAKKYAGDDFLLYATPWTSPYAGANQHMADSNYQNYVDHLNSFTAYMKDQGVPLYAISISNEPDWCGEWACWSADEIYNFTKDYADQMRKNGTKVISTESFAYQKKLYNKVLDDANALKNWDILGAHFYASSATTGDDFFQYALADQKNVERWMTEHYTESQGSGNYWRKVMYTGDQANQNKLDTVRAMDVGYEIHRAMVVGNFNQYTWWYIRRCYGLIMEKDFGNKLSIPTDEIGKISKRGYIMSQFARFVRPGAIRVGATDKPEDNLFASAYKSADGDSVIVVLVNRDYGKSKTVTVNVPGADISTFHMYTTSEAKNAKDEGEVEVENGSVTITMESGATNKDCIVTLVGVGEQIVIPREPYDGKVATLPGKVEAENYDVPGKGKGNSTYQDSDSENKGDAEFRDTEGVDVVKGGSNYAIGYTTTGEWLEYTVDVKKSGEYELLVHAASGSETSSFQFSIDGQTMTEVIEMPKTGEDWSVYKDVSAGKVNLTEGQHIVRLSITGGYVNIDWFRFGTEAEEYKEGTTFTVSAPLLLPTETENFRIFDMNGSYLGSVQAMGMQELRSRAANLVKRGGAYLAKSLGGRTVRIQVTK, encoded by the coding sequence ATGAAAATTTCAAATAGGGTGAAGAATGTATCCTGTATTCTCGGGGTATTCGGGATTGGGTGCACGGCGATGGCCGCGACTGTCAACGTGGATTTAGACGAAGAACATCAGGTCATACGCGGTTTTGGGGGTATGGTCCATAACCAGTGGCAGGGCGGTGGCGGCCTTTCCGAAGCTGACGCAAAGATTGCGTTCGGTACAGGTGAAGGCACAATCGGCCTCAATACGCTGCGTATTCCCGTATATGCGAGCTCAAGCGATTTCAACAAGGAAGTGAACGCCGCGAAGTACGCCAAAAAATACGCCGGTGATGACTTTCTCTTGTATGCAACACCCTGGACTTCGCCTTATGCCGGAGCCAATCAGCACATGGCAGACTCAAATTACCAGAACTATGTAGACCATCTGAACAGCTTTACGGCATACATGAAGGATCAGGGTGTGCCCCTCTATGCCATTTCCATCAGTAACGAACCGGACTGGTGTGGGGAATGGGCCTGCTGGAGTGCCGATGAAATCTATAACTTCACCAAGGACTATGCCGATCAAATGCGCAAGAACGGTACCAAGGTAATTTCTACGGAATCCTTCGCATACCAAAAAAAATTGTACAACAAGGTGCTAGACGACGCAAATGCCCTCAAGAACTGGGACATTCTCGGAGCCCATTTCTATGCCAGCAGCGCTACTACCGGCGACGATTTTTTCCAATACGCACTAGCGGATCAGAAAAACGTGGAACGTTGGATGACGGAACACTACACCGAAAGTCAGGGCAGCGGCAACTACTGGCGCAAAGTCATGTATACGGGTGACCAAGCAAATCAGAACAAGCTGGATACGGTACGTGCCATGGACGTGGGCTATGAAATCCACCGCGCCATGGTGGTGGGTAACTTCAATCAGTACACCTGGTGGTATATCCGCCGCTGTTACGGCCTGATCATGGAAAAGGATTTTGGCAACAAGCTCAGCATTCCCACCGATGAAATCGGAAAGATTTCCAAGCGCGGTTACATAATGAGCCAGTTTGCCCGTTTCGTACGCCCTGGGGCCATCCGTGTGGGGGCAACCGACAAGCCCGAAGACAATCTCTTTGCTAGCGCCTACAAGAGTGCCGATGGAGATAGCGTCATTGTCGTGCTGGTGAACCGGGATTACGGCAAGAGCAAGACGGTGACGGTGAACGTGCCGGGTGCCGATATATCGACTTTCCACATGTACACTACCAGCGAGGCGAAAAATGCCAAGGACGAAGGCGAAGTGGAAGTGGAAAACGGATCTGTCACCATTACCATGGAATCCGGCGCCACCAACAAGGACTGTATCGTGACCCTGGTGGGCGTTGGAGAACAGATTGTCATTCCCCGAGAACCCTACGATGGTAAAGTCGCAACTTTGCCGGGTAAGGTCGAAGCCGAAAACTACGACGTACCGGGCAAGGGTAAGGGAAATTCCACCTACCAGGATTCCGATTCCGAGAACAAGGGCGACGCCGAATTTCGCGATACCGAAGGGGTAGACGTGGTAAAAGGCGGTTCCAATTACGCCATCGGTTACACCACGACGGGCGAATGGTTGGAATACACTGTCGACGTGAAGAAATCGGGCGAATACGAGTTGCTGGTTCATGCCGCCTCCGGAAGCGAAACTTCCAGTTTCCAGTTCTCCATTGACGGGCAAACCATGACCGAGGTTATCGAGATGCCCAAGACCGGCGAGGACTGGAGCGTTTACAAGGATGTTTCAGCCGGCAAGGTGAACCTGACGGAAGGTCAGCACATTGTGCGGCTCTCCATTACGGGTGGCTACGTGAATATCGACTGGTTCCGCTTCGGCACCGAGGCGGAAGAATACAAGGAAGGTACGACTTTTACGGTGTCCGCGCCCCTGCTCCTGCCCACCGAAACTGAAAATTTCCGTATTTTCGACATGAATGGCAGCTATCTGGGTTCCGTCCAGGCGATGGGAATGCAGGAACTCCGTTCCAGGGCAGCAAATCTGGTGAAACGGGGCGGAGCCTATCTGGCCAAGTCCCTCGGTGGCCGTACTGTACGCATCCAGGTGACCAAATAG
- a CDS encoding DEAD/DEAH box helicase, producing the protein MATDSVKRTPWGDEWRSAVERSFAVYSRSEARAADVKISGRTVKARIVDGSWSTQNVELMMSRFSEEEESLLMEGLKKNPELAGSLAHHLEPKETLDFAKEQGLKMVPGAGVKFSVKCSCGMRGMCNHAYAALHGIGKKIDKDPFTIFTVRGMDVCQLAEQCTQAAWEEELPVENGKTALPVFAEKFTHVPLEGSEEISEVPEYESANIVDARKALVNAVAPNAAFPEEFVNLYRETCLEQFAESFECYPEKSVDLSEGGVVRYAGTDLWMFGKIPLEWAVDAVSVEGPTGMSKADISFKLLNYARQTALEILNRGSVYPKLFALDKKVARFFWLPLKSIPEVHGAIARLQAWMPVKFVRSEMESPKQMTQNSAEMLVTAILSIYMRRIDPEKKFKDSRLYAFFGNATLDYSGDAADDILEIEKWLAGYELSNAKYLPVVNGADAGFGKVDVDLDFLDRDLNKAQPYSKLWTREFPAEKRGLVLRAVQPMQNFLPGYDEYVSRKAIDNIHLSGENLIRFLNESVPLFRALCIGMNLPAGIERVVRGVPHPQIVRSEEKAQAGFCRLENLLRLNWSVVIGEKVMDGKQFMELYEKSKDLLYFEGQYFYVTPSDVKQLKDGLRDRFKVPAIKVLQIALAGEFEGLSVEIAPEALEEIHKLKEENESSIPVPAEIQANLRPYQRRGFAWMLGNSKLGFGSIIADDMGLGKTLQVITLLQQMKNDGAFDERKAIVVVPTGLLQNWKRELAKFAPGLKVCIYHGSNRNVEGVNADIFVTTYGVLRSDQEQLTDMNWQLVVIDEAQNIKNAGTSQSRAVRALNAHVKIAMSGTPVENRLMEFWSIMDFCNRGFFGSAKSFHEEFERPIQERANKHCAELFRKVTAPFLLRRLKTDKSIIADLPEKLEQNEWASLSPEQEKLYNDTFNSIMQKLGEFDLENAEDKFERSAAVLRLITALKQICNHPSQYLKDGKTDPALSGKMELFLDIVGSILDTDEKVLVFTQFTEMGEILQKVLHSKLKTEALFYHGGMSIGARGKAIDEFEKDPDRRVLILSLKAGGTGLNLTAASQVIHYDLWWNPAVEAQATDRAYRIGQNRRVVVHRLITKDTFEEKINDILESKKKISEMTVATGENWITKMSDDELREVFTLGKN; encoded by the coding sequence ATGGCAACGGATTCCGTAAAACGAACCCCTTGGGGCGATGAATGGCGCAGCGCTGTGGAGCGCTCTTTTGCCGTATATTCGCGTTCGGAGGCTCGTGCAGCCGACGTCAAGATTTCGGGGCGCACCGTCAAGGCTCGCATTGTAGACGGCTCCTGGAGCACGCAGAATGTAGAACTCATGATGTCGCGCTTTTCCGAGGAAGAAGAATCTCTGCTGATGGAAGGCTTAAAAAAGAATCCGGAACTCGCAGGCTCCCTTGCGCATCATCTGGAACCGAAAGAAACTCTTGACTTTGCCAAGGAGCAGGGCCTTAAAATGGTGCCCGGCGCGGGCGTCAAATTTTCGGTCAAATGCAGTTGCGGAATGCGCGGCATGTGCAATCACGCTTACGCGGCTTTGCACGGTATCGGTAAAAAGATCGACAAGGATCCGTTTACGATTTTCACCGTCCGCGGCATGGATGTTTGCCAGCTCGCGGAACAGTGCACGCAGGCCGCTTGGGAAGAAGAGCTTCCCGTGGAAAACGGCAAAACGGCCCTTCCCGTTTTTGCAGAAAAATTTACCCACGTTCCCCTTGAAGGTTCGGAAGAAATTTCGGAAGTTCCGGAATATGAATCGGCAAACATCGTGGATGCGCGCAAGGCGCTAGTGAATGCCGTTGCGCCGAATGCGGCTTTCCCCGAAGAATTTGTGAATCTTTACCGTGAAACGTGCCTAGAACAGTTTGCGGAAAGCTTTGAATGTTACCCGGAAAAATCGGTGGATCTTTCGGAAGGGGGAGTTGTCCGTTACGCGGGAACGGACCTTTGGATGTTCGGCAAGATTCCACTCGAATGGGCCGTAGACGCGGTTTCTGTGGAAGGTCCGACGGGAATGAGCAAGGCGGATATCTCGTTCAAGCTTTTGAATTACGCCCGTCAGACCGCTTTAGAAATACTGAATCGCGGATCGGTTTACCCCAAGCTTTTTGCGCTTGATAAAAAAGTGGCGCGTTTCTTTTGGCTTCCGCTCAAGTCCATTCCCGAAGTCCATGGGGCAATCGCGCGTTTGCAGGCTTGGATGCCGGTGAAGTTTGTGCGCAGTGAAATGGAATCCCCGAAGCAGATGACGCAGAATTCGGCAGAAATGCTTGTGACCGCGATCCTTTCCATTTACATGCGCCGCATCGATCCCGAAAAGAAGTTTAAAGACAGCCGCCTGTACGCCTTTTTCGGCAACGCGACTCTCGATTATTCGGGCGATGCCGCAGACGATATTTTGGAAATCGAAAAATGGCTCGCCGGCTATGAACTTTCGAATGCAAAATATTTGCCGGTGGTGAACGGCGCCGATGCGGGCTTTGGAAAAGTCGATGTCGATCTGGATTTTTTGGACCGCGATTTGAACAAGGCGCAGCCTTATTCCAAGCTTTGGACGCGGGAATTCCCGGCGGAAAAACGCGGACTCGTTTTGCGGGCCGTGCAGCCGATGCAAAATTTTTTGCCGGGTTATGATGAATACGTTTCGCGGAAGGCAATCGACAATATTCATCTTTCCGGAGAAAACCTGATTCGCTTTTTGAATGAATCCGTTCCGCTGTTTCGCGCTTTGTGCATCGGCATGAACCTGCCGGCGGGAATTGAACGGGTCGTTCGCGGCGTGCCGCATCCGCAGATTGTCCGTTCCGAAGAAAAGGCGCAGGCGGGATTCTGCCGACTGGAAAACCTTTTGCGATTGAACTGGTCCGTGGTTATCGGCGAAAAGGTGATGGACGGCAAACAGTTCATGGAGTTGTACGAAAAGTCGAAAGACCTGCTCTATTTTGAAGGCCAGTATTTTTACGTTACCCCGTCCGATGTCAAGCAGTTGAAGGACGGTTTGCGGGACCGTTTCAAGGTGCCTGCGATCAAAGTTTTACAGATTGCGCTCGCCGGCGAATTCGAAGGGCTCTCGGTGGAAATTGCGCCGGAAGCGCTCGAAGAAATTCACAAGCTCAAAGAAGAAAACGAATCTTCGATTCCGGTGCCTGCAGAAATCCAGGCGAACCTTCGCCCGTATCAGCGCCGAGGCTTTGCGTGGATGCTCGGCAATTCCAAGCTCGGATTTGGAAGCATCATTGCCGACGACATGGGCCTTGGTAAAACGCTCCAGGTGATTACCCTTTTGCAGCAGATGAAAAACGACGGAGCCTTTGACGAACGCAAAGCGATCGTCGTTGTTCCCACGGGCCTTTTGCAAAACTGGAAACGGGAACTCGCAAAGTTTGCACCGGGGTTGAAGGTTTGCATTTATCACGGTTCCAATCGCAACGTCGAAGGCGTGAATGCGGATATCTTTGTGACGACTTACGGCGTTCTCCGCTCCGATCAAGAACAGCTGACCGATATGAACTGGCAACTTGTGGTGATCGATGAAGCGCAGAATATCAAGAATGCGGGAACTTCGCAAAGCCGCGCTGTGAGAGCTTTGAATGCCCATGTGAAAATCGCGATGAGTGGAACTCCGGTGGAAAACCGCTTGATGGAATTCTGGAGCATCATGGACTTTTGCAATCGCGGGTTCTTTGGCAGTGCAAAGTCTTTCCACGAAGAATTCGAAAGGCCGATTCAGGAACGCGCGAACAAGCATTGCGCGGAACTCTTCCGCAAGGTCACGGCGCCCTTTTTATTGCGACGCCTCAAAACGGACAAGTCGATCATCGCGGACCTTCCCGAAAAACTCGAACAGAACGAGTGGGCAAGTCTTTCGCCCGAACAGGAAAAGCTGTACAACGATACTTTCAACAGCATCATGCAAAAGCTCGGCGAATTCGACCTGGAAAATGCGGAAGATAAATTCGAACGCAGTGCCGCCGTACTTCGCCTGATTACCGCCTTAAAACAGATTTGCAACCACCCGTCGCAATATTTAAAGGATGGCAAAACGGATCCCGCGCTTTCCGGCAAAATGGAATTGTTTCTCGACATCGTAGGTTCCATTCTCGATACCGACGAAAAGGTCCTTGTGTTTACGCAGTTTACGGAAATGGGCGAAATTTTGCAAAAGGTTCTCCATTCGAAACTCAAAACGGAAGCGCTCTTTTATCACGGCGGCATGTCGATCGGTGCCCGCGGAAAGGCGATAGACGAATTTGAAAAGGATCCGGATCGCCGCGTGTTGATTCTTTCGCTCAAGGCGGGCGGCACAGGTCTCAATTTGACCGCTGCTTCGCAGGTTATCCATTACGACTTGTGGTGGAATCCCGCCGTAGAGGCCCAGGCGACGGACCGTGCTTACCGTATCGGCCAAAACCGCCGCGTGGTCGTTCACCGCTTAATTACCAAAGACACTTTTGAAGAAAAAATCAACGACATCCTCGAAAGCAAAAAGAAAATTTCCGAGATGACCGTCGCGACCGGCGAAAATTGGATTACAAAAATGTCGGATGACGAACTTCGCGAAGTTTTCACGCTAGGTAAGAATTAA
- a CDS encoding Fic family protein: protein MQEPFAASRIESAFERIDKTAFVDELVDSVSRLKVYSALLERSIARESCMASMYIKESLHSSRMEGTRTSLQSSLEKTALEDDSDKNVNEVKNYSAATRYGRDYLMRTGIFTEEMFLEMHRILLSGNVHCLTDNIGLYRTEQNFIQNENSKEITFVPPEAKFVKPLMDNLIAFMNSPTSGERNLVNAAVIHEQFETIHPFADGNGRLGRMLIPLFLFKVHEIEMPWLFLSEAIEKEKFRYYKMLNDVRVNGAWNEWIKFFLGIVDRQCAKYEGNVLKIEELYELSLKKIAKISSSRLLKQVFSCFFKNPVQNSRAIEKETGLSNTTVNRMLDKLTANNIVFSDERKRGNLYYFYDLIELL, encoded by the coding sequence ATGCAAGAACCTTTTGCTGCATCTCGCATTGAATCCGCATTTGAAAGAATTGACAAAACCGCATTCGTTGACGAATTAGTGGATTCTGTTTCGCGATTAAAAGTATATTCGGCGCTACTAGAAAGATCCATCGCGCGGGAATCTTGCATGGCTTCGATGTATATCAAAGAAAGTTTGCATTCTAGTCGGATGGAAGGTACAAGGACCTCGTTGCAAAGCTCTTTGGAAAAAACAGCGCTTGAAGATGATTCCGACAAAAATGTCAATGAAGTGAAAAATTATTCGGCAGCGACGCGATATGGACGTGATTATCTAATGCGCACGGGAATTTTTACGGAGGAGATGTTCCTTGAAATGCATAGGATCCTTTTGAGTGGAAACGTGCATTGCTTAACGGATAATATTGGACTTTACCGCACTGAACAAAACTTTATTCAAAATGAGAATTCAAAAGAAATCACTTTTGTACCGCCAGAAGCAAAGTTTGTAAAACCGTTGATGGATAACTTGATTGCGTTTATGAATTCGCCTACATCTGGAGAGCGGAATTTGGTAAATGCGGCAGTTATTCATGAGCAGTTCGAAACAATCCACCCGTTTGCAGATGGAAATGGACGCCTTGGTCGAATGCTGATCCCGCTGTTTCTTTTTAAGGTTCACGAAATAGAAATGCCCTGGCTTTTTTTAAGTGAAGCTATTGAAAAAGAAAAATTCCGCTATTATAAAATGCTGAACGATGTCCGGGTAAATGGCGCCTGGAATGAATGGATTAAGTTTTTCCTTGGAATTGTGGATAGGCAGTGTGCCAAATACGAAGGTAATGTCTTGAAAATAGAAGAACTCTACGAGTTGAGCTTAAAGAAAATTGCAAAGATTTCTTCATCAAGATTGCTTAAACAAGTGTTTTCCTGTTTCTTTAAAAATCCGGTTCAGAACAGTCGCGCAATTGAAAAGGAAACAGGGCTTTCCAACACGACTGTCAATCGCATGTTGGATAAACTGACCGCCAATAATATCGTATTCTCCGACGAAAGAAAACGCGGTAATTTATATTACTTTTATGACTTAATTGAATTGTTATAA